Part of the Notamacropus eugenii isolate mMacEug1 chromosome 5, mMacEug1.pri_v2, whole genome shotgun sequence genome is shown below.
agGGCCTGCACAGGCAGTGTTCCATAATTTTATTCAGTTTAGCAAATATCAATTGAACACCCACTAGGAAAAGTAAGCTGTTAGatatttgctgactgactgatagaTTCATTCTCCTGTGTTTGCTGCCCTCTGAGACATCATGGTGAATGGATGATAGGcaatgggaagaaagaagggacttTGCCTTTAAATGAGGGGTGAGGAGGGGGATGTTGTGGCTGACCTCTTCTCAGAGCCCTAGGCCAAGGGGATTGGCCAGTACCAGCCTCCACCTTGCATCTTATACCTTAGTTATATAATTCTGATGGTACTGGACCCTGACTTCCCTCTCTCCCAGGGGAGGCAGGCACAGCAGACTTATCAAGCAAGAATGTACTTATCAGGGGTTGGCAGCAGCCTTGCCCCTCCCAGGCCCTGTGCGGGCTGATAATATTCCACTTGTCAGAGATTAGCACCAACCTCTCCCAGGCCTGATAAACCACTAGTGGACATGGGAGTGCTCAAGGGGGGCCAggctggggagaggaagaagcatTCATGCCAAAGGACTTTGAGGCTTAAACTTTCCTAGAGTCTGTGGGCTCTCTAAAGTTCTAGCCACCTTTGCTTTTACTCAGATACTCTGGTGAATCCTCAGTTTCATCCATGAGGTCATTCCTTAGATTCAGGCAGATCACCAGGCAGATCATCCAAGACTGCTCATCCTGTGTGATTTCTGATCCTGGCTTCCCAGGAGTTCAGTAAAGGGGTCCACATTTGCTGGGGGCTTTCTTGCGTATCCCTCACTCATCTTTCACTCATACATTTCCTTGATGACGTCTTTTAACCAATGCTTCCTTGTTTTTAATGTAAAGTGAAGATATAATGGATGGATGAGGTCCATCCTCACTttgtggaagaaggaagggaaaaggagagaaagagaaggaaggaaggaaggaaccctTAGAATCAACCTTACAAACTATTCCCTTGAttgaatataagatccttgagggtaggaactcttcttttttgcctttgaatcctCATTGCCTATTGTTTTAAGGTAGTAggcctttcattttttttgtaggaCTTTCATAAAGGATTGAGTTATTAATGCATCTATTAAGCCATTATTTATTAGGACCTCATGGTGTCAGGAAGGAACCAAAGCTTTTGTTTAGGTACCCACTATGTGTCAAAATTCACAAATACGAATTCATTTGATACCCATAATAGTCCTGAGAtgtagatgctatttttatccccatttcatagttgaggaagtgtagctagatggagcagtgaatagagctcccgaagtcagaaaaactcactttcttgagttcatatctgacctcaaaacatttaactagctgtgtgaccctaggcaagtcacttaactctgcctcatctgtaaaaatgaactggagaaggaaatggcaaaccactgtaagTATCTgcgccaagaaaatcccaaatggttcATAAATAGATACAATACAAAAGACTTAGAAACAGCTGGGACTGTGTAACACAGAGGCCTGGTTCTGAGCTCCAGCCATTTGAAAGCTCATCTCTgcatgttcaaggtcacagagctagctaATGAGTATCGAAAGCTGGTTCCAGTGTCCTGGAGTTCCCATGTGGtcatccctctccccacctcccccagcgAGGGGCACCAGCATCATCTCTGTTGTTTCTTATTGTTCTACATTAAAGAGAAGGTCTACCAGCAAACAGTCCCTTGGTCCTGGTCCCTTTCAGGCCAACAGCCCAGAGGGTTTTTATGGTGAAAAGAAAGCCACTTTGAATGCTTGTCGCTTACTAAATGAACAAGTAATTTTTTGGTTCTCtggtctcatctgtaaaatagggatgtaATAACAACCTAGTTAGTCAGTGCTAGTGCCTGGCATTGTCATtgcccctactatgtgctgggcaccatgctaagtggtTTCCAATTATTGTCTCATGGTCCTCACagctaccctgggaggtagtcttttattatccccattttacagagaaggtacAGAGGGAGATGGAGGTTAAATCATGCagtcattaagtgtctgaggccagatttcagacTCCCAGTTGTCAACAGTCTGTATCATAATAAAGATGAAATAGGCTAACTGACAGAAGGTCGTAGAATTTCAGAGGTGAAATGaattaaagaggagaaaacaggcTTAAGTCAGTGAATcagtaagcattttattaagggcctactgtgtaCTGGGCATCTTGTTGGGTAGTGAGAATGAAACAaagctgtcttcaaggaactaTTCTACTGGGAAGAACAACgtggaatatatatgtgtatagaaaataaagatgaagtaATTTTGGCGGGCAGAGGTGAGAGCAGCTGAGGGCTCACAAAAGGCTTCCTAGGGGAGGTGGTGTTTGAACCAaactaataaatgcctgaggggtagctaggtagtaccagcggatagagcactggacccagagtccgGAAGATCTGTGTTCcaatgtggccttagacactagttgtgttaccttaggcaagtcacttaagttctgtctgcctcagtttcttcaactgtaaaatataatCATTTGTAAGGTGCTCAGcacacagtgactggtacatagtaggaagTATATAAGTGTTAGGTGttaattgctgttattattattttcattaagtGTCTGAACATACTCCAAATCAGAAGGAAGAAGCTGGAGATGATGAAGGTACAGAGTAAGGCAGTACAAGAATCCAGAtagcttgacttcaattcctacATTCTTTCATCTAGCTGAGTACTGACCCTTGGCCAATGACAGGCAGCGTAGCCCAGTGGGGAGAACAATAGCGCTAGGAAGCTAAAAGCCGGTTCTTCTGCTCGAGTCAGGCCAGTGGTGTCTTTGTTTTCCCTCTGTGAACTGGGGTCCCTGTGCCTAGAAGGTTATGTAACCTACCACCTGCTCCCTCTTCaaggtctttccctcccaccttggAATGATGGAAGCCCAGGAGAGCAGCATCCAGTACAACAGATGGAGCAACAGCCAGGACGAGGTCAGCATGAATATGACGGCCTCGAGAGGTGTGGACTATGAGGGGTAAGGAGCCCCAAGACTCTGCCTAGGGGGATGGGGCGGGGATGGGGAGGCTTCAGCCTAGCTCATTAAAGCTCCCAATTTGGGGCTAGTCTCCAAGATGGTTCCCATCTGGCAAAAACAAACAGCTGGCCTGCATCCATGACAGTACATTGGCCAGCACCCCTGTGTACCAAGAATTGTTTTGCAGCTTCTTTAAAGactcaagtcccaccttctgcaggaggcctttcttggTCCCCCAACTGCTAATACTGGActtctgaatttattttctatAGTAGTCCCTTCCATTCAATTGTAAACTACTTACAAATGGAGACTTCtgggtttttgcctttccttgtatccctagaacttagcacagttatctggcacatagtacatgcctaataaatacttattgactgacacGGCCCCTTCCCTCTTAGGAACCTCCCAACCCACAGTTTCTCAGTTTGGCATTCAATGCTCTTCATAATCCCACTCTCCCCTGCCCTGCTCCAGTCAACTTTGGCTCATGCCACTGTCTTCATTTCAGCCAGTCTAGTCCCCCTGTCATCTCCTACATAAGCTTTATGATCTTCTTCATTCGTGGTCTTTGCCTTCCTAAAATGTCCTTCCCTTTCCGCACCCTTGCCCCTCATCCAAACCCTGACTGTCCTTCAAGGCTCAAATCAAGTTctgtctcctccatgaagcctcccATGCTGCCTTCTCCTGTCTTATGTCTGTAGGACTCAGCCTTGCAAACTGCTTAAAGCCTTAATGTGTGTCCATCTTGTCTCTTCAGTCAGAGGTTGGAAGCAAGTGTGCTCCTGGGGAACAGGGAGTAGTATCTTGTAGTAGGTCTTGATTTCCCCAATACCTAGCAGAGTAAGCACTCATTAGAAactaataagaatttattatgaacctactatgtgcccagtgcTAGACCTATAAAGGCAAATGAAACATCCCTACCCTGGTGCGGGGTACTTAGATCTGAGGACTTAAGCCTCATCTCAGCTCTGCTGCTGAATATctttatgaccctgagcaaatcacttaaattttctaggcctcagtttcttcatctttaaaatggactaCAAGTTGACATTCTCCTGAATTGAACCCATGTTAGAAGTGGGCAGTTGCTAAGTCCTTATTTGTGGCTGCCACTTATGAGCTATATAACACTGGGAAAGCTGCTTTTCCttttcaagtctcagtttctacaAACTGCAAAGCAGGGACAAGAATTTGGAAGCCTAGATTCACATTCTAGCTCTTTTACCCGGTTTGACCTTTGGGCAAGCCTCagcttctctgggtcttagttccttcgtctgtcaaatgaggggCTTGAAACTTCCAAagattcccttccatctctggacctaggatcctatgatctttTTCTACCTACCTCATTGGATTGTACTTAGGAAGTGACTTTGCTAAACATAAAGAATCATAGAGATGTGAGCAGGGATCACAGATCTCAGAGAGTTGtgaggaaacttagaggtcatctggttcaatccccccatttgacagatgaggaaagagaggcccAGACAGGGGTTGCCCTTTGCCAGCTTCTTCTCAGGATCTCTGGGTCTGGCTTCTAGAATCTGCAGAGATTATCTTTGTTCCACTCTAGTAGGGTACTGTCCAAGCAGCTACAATGAGCCACTGGGGATCAGTTTCCATCTGTGTCTCTCTGACTCAGTTGTCTTTTTTGGGGGCTTGTGTCATACCAGGATCTGCACCAAACTATGCACTGGAAAGCTGGGCATCACCATGAAGGTGGCAGGAGGAATTGTCCTGTTCTGGGTCATCTTCATCATCGGTTACATCACCGGCTACTACACCCACAAGTGCAAATAGCACTTGTCTGATCCTGCTGGACAACTTATTGAGGAGCCAGCCCTCTACCTGTCCAGAGACCTCTTACTTCCTGGCTCAGGCCATCATGGCAGGCTGGCACATGGGGGCACATACacctatagatatagatacacacacacacacacacacacacacacacagagggacagATGTGGACACATAATAAGTCtattcagagaaacagagacatatACCTAGAGTGATAGGCACACTGGTCAGAGACAGCTGTACagacatacagagaaagacacatatacagagacacacattcacaaatatctcttttctcctcatccAGAACTCCAGACTAAGTCATCCACATCCCACCCTGCCACATTCTACCCCCAGGGAGAGTTATCATACTCATTTACCAAAGCCCAGGACTGTATCTCCCATTCATCTACTCCTTGGTCACTTCTGTGTTCCTCCTCACTGACCAGAAGACTTCTTTGGACCTGTGGCTGTCTGATGAAGGAGACCAGGGCACAGTTTTAACATTCAGAAACCTTTGTGCAGTGCTGGTTTATGTTCAGGACTGGAGTCAGACCCAGGGCTCTTATGTGGACTCTACCCACCCCGCCCCATCCTGTGTGAGAACAAGACATAGACAGGAGGGGGTTCCCATTCAGTTAGGAAATGCTGTTCAGGGAACTCATCACCAAACTGGGACTCAAAATGAGAATCAAGGCCCACTTCTAAGGTTCAATTTCTGCCGTCCCTGTTCTAACCATAGGTGGCAGGGATAAAATTCTATCTCTCATTTACTGTGACCTCTCCTCCCATCCTTGCACTGCCCCATACCACCAGCTCTAGTGCTTGAGAAACTAAATGCCATGTGAGCCTGATTTCAACATAAATTTGTTGAGGAAGAGAAAGGTAGTGATCCACTTATCTCcagcaaaattttttaaaggtagGAAACATCATGTATGGGAAGGAGGTacttggttcaaatcttgactctccCATTTATGTGTGAGCATGGAAAAGTTGGGaaaatcaccagcctcagtttcctcaactgtgagaTGAGACTATTTGGCTTtggaggttccttccatctctaagtaTCTGCTTCTATGGCAATGATCCAACATGGAATCTCAGCAAAGCCAAAAATTTCCCATTGTCCCTGGGGATCAGCAGCCTTACCCCCTAGCTCCTGTTGTTGAAGCTTCAGGGTCCTCCCCTAGGTtcactgcgtgtgtgtgtgtgtggggggggggggggggggcggggtgtgtgtgtggtgtgtgtgtgtgtgtgtgtgtgtgtgttgcaggGTGTCAGTCTCAGCCTTTTAGCTCTGGAGCCCTGTGAGAGGTATCCCCTCTCAGTTATTCCTTTGCCCCCCTCCCCTGGATTTGCCCTCTATTGCTGCACTAAGTCTCAGGGAATTCTAGCCCCTGGACTGCCCTGAAGGAAGAAAACCCCAGGGAATCTCAATTGGGGGCCTGCTAATTCTGATGGCCCTAGTCACAGGTGCCAGCTATAAAGtccctgggagtcaggagacagcAGCCCTCATCCTGAGGAGCCTTCTCTCCTGATATGTGATCTTACCCAAGAGGTAGAAGTTGAGCCATGGAGGACTGGGATGTTCTGGGGATTGAGCCCCAGCCTCCATACCCCACCCCCTTTTGAGAGAGGCAGTAATATAATGGAAGGATTCTAATAAACAGCTACTTGTTCTGTGACATCAGGCATGGTTCCCTCTCTTGAGTCTTAGTTTATTTCTTCTAAAAAGGACATGGCAGAATCCTACTGATCTTGGCATAGGTGGCTATGATGGGGTTAATGTGGGCGTAAAGTTGGCTCATCTGGAATATGGCCACCACGGAGATACCACTGAGTCAGGAGGAGGTATCCTCAGCCAAGACCGCTGCTGGTATCACTTTGACTGGGCTGGccttgggaaggggagaaagtacTTCTATAGGTGGAGCTTtggcatccccttcatttcccacTCTGGAGTGGAGCCCTAGTCACCTCCTCTCTAGTTCTATCAACCTGAGCTGTAACCCAGGCTCTGTCCTAACTTAACCTTGGAGACAAAGGGGATGGACtttctacttggccccagagggtggGATCTGGAGTGATGAGTAGAAGTTTCACAAAAACCAGTGAAAATGGGAGGTCAGAAAATACTTCCTAACAACTGGAGCTGTCCAAAGGTGGGTTCCCTTGGGAGGTAGTAAGTTTCCCTTCCTTGGAGaccttcaagcagaggctggatgaccactccCTGGGGAGGTCacaggttggactggatggcctcttTCCCAGCCCCAACATTCTGTGATTCATGGTTGAACCCAATCATCTACCACAGTGAACACTGGCCTAAAGTTGATCCCCATTGAACCAACAGAAGGACAGTTAACTTTGCCCTTTCTCAGAGTGCCTCCTAACTATTCTATAACTAGGTGCCTTGTGCtttataagctccctgagggtaagaACAATGACATTTTGCTTAATTTGGTTTTGTCATTCTGTGTCCTCAgagtttatcacagtgcctggcacacagtaaacacttagtaaatgaTGATGGATTGTGGCCCTACTAGAAGACCTAGGGGCAGCTAGCTAGTATAGTTAATACAGCACCaaccctgaagtcagaaggacttgagttcgaATTCAGCCtcaacacttcctagctgtgtgaccctgggcaagtcactctaccctcttggcctcagtttcctgatctataaaatgagctagagaaggaaatggtaaactactccagtgtctttgccaagaaaaccctaaattggatcatgaagagtcaggcacaactgaaaaaatacaaaacttCAGTTTGAAGATAACAGAAGACCTAGCCAGAGGAGGGGGTAGACCCTAGCTCACTCCTTTTCTGGGATTTCTAGAAGGCAGCAGAGTAccatggaaagagctctggatttcaTTTGCAGGAGACCGGAATTTGAATGTCATCTCTGCCACTGACTGACATTGGACTAGAGGATTCGTTCatttaagaagtatttattaaacacctattgtaTGGctgagacaaaagtgaaaaggaGCTTATCAGgatgattttcaaaaatatttttttccattcacacataaagacaatttaacattcatttttaaaaattttgagttccaaattccttctcCCTCCAGGGGATAGTAAGCAGCTTATGGGATGATTGTAAAGGCCTTTCTATGATTCCTGAAACTCCAGGGCTTGGAAAGGGGCAGAAGGAGAGATTCCCCCTAACATGTGGTGGGAAAGGCATTGGTCCTACAGTTGGAGTCCAAGGACTTTCTGTGTTCCAGGGCTAGGCTAAATCAAACTAGCCTTTGCTTGGTCCCATGTGGACCAAGGTGGAGTCAGCACCTAGAGATGGGATGGTGGAATCTCAGAGATTCTGCTGAGGGGCCTTGGTGGGATCTTGGGGACCTTACACCCCATCCCAAAGTGAGCGACCACTTTGACTTTAGGTCCCAGGGAAAGTTTCAGTGATGTTCATCTCTGCTCTTTGGTTGGGGAAAGGGCAGGATCCATCCACAAGTATTCATTACTCTGTGCAGGATGCGAAGACCATGGTCCAGCTGCCTTCAAGTGGGGGAGGAGATAAAGGAAGACAACAGAGAGGAAAGAGTCTGGGTGGGATTCCGGTTCCTCctcttagtacctgtgtgaccttgcgcaggtctcttgacttctctgttcaatttcctcctctgttaaccCTGAAGGggatggattaaatgatctcttctaGCTTCAAAACccatgaactcttcccctctGGCTCTGTTCCCCAGGAATGTGCCTTCTGTCCACCCCTTATCCCCAACGGCTCAGAAGCAAAAAAAGCAACTTTCAGCAGCCAGAGAATAGGGTGGGTCTGGGCTCTGAGCCCAGTACACAGCGGCCTTTGTGGTCAGACCAACTGAccctggagggagagaaaagctcAGGGTCTGGCCTCGGAGTCCTCTCCTAGGCCTCCCACTCGATCAGGATGCTGGGCCCTGGCTCTTCttctccaggcctggagctcttcCTCCCCCAACAGAGGCTGAGCTGAAGTCTTAGACCTGGAGGGGACAAAGCAGTCtggctgggggaggagggggtatCCCAGCTGAGACCTGGAGGGAATCCGTTCCATGATGCAGGACCTGCCCCATCCCATAACTGGAGTCACTAATTTCAGCAGGAGACCAGCTATTAAACTCCAAAGCAAACCTAGAGCccaggggaaagaagagaggggcaCACTAAGCTGAGACTAAAGAGGCCCCAGCTGAGCCAAATTGCAGGGATCAGCCTCCAATCTCATAGtaggaagggacatcagaggtgtTCAAGATCAACCTGTAACTGACCAAGAATTTCAATAGGTTGTCCAATCTCTTGAAGACCTTCAGGGATGGGGAGCTCATTATCTTTTAAACCAGCCCTTTCCAACTTTGGACACTTCCAACTGTTAGGATGGGCAGCCAGTGGTTAGAACACCTCTgcgcttggagtcaggaagactgctctttctgagttcaaatcaccctcagacacttactggctgtgtgaccctgggaaaatcacttcaccctctttgcctcagtttccttatctataaaatgagctgcagaaggaaatggcaaggcactccagtatctttgccaggaaaacccccgGAGTCACTggagagtcaagatgactgaaaacaattgttAGGATGTTTTCCTAACATCCAGTCTACCCTTGCCTCTTGACACCTTCCACCCCATTGATCCCACaacacatgacagcctttcaggATTTTTGAATATAATACTCCCCCAGGGCACCCCAAGTCCTCTTCCTCAGGTTAAACAACCACAGTTTCACCTGGTCTTTGTATGACATGACCTCCAATCTCTTCTTCATGCTGCTTGTCTGGCTCTGAATGGGTTCTCAATTAACCATGTCCCTCCAAATGTGGGTTCAGAGTCAAGTACAATATAATAATGATTCtcattacatagcactttaaggtttgcaaagcatcttCCACATATCTTATTTCCCCCTCACAGCGAtactgtgaggtagatgttatgcccattttgcaaatgaggaaactgaggcaaaccagtgAAGTGATTTGATACATAGCTTAGtgagtgtctgtggctggatttgaattcacgaTTTCCTGATACCAAGGTCAATGGACTGTTCAGACCCAAAAGGCAAAATGATTTCAACGCCTTGGTCAGTAAGAACTATATAGGACGAAATCACCCACTCATCTATCCCCTATCTCCACAAAGAGAGAAGCCCAAACCAAAGCAACAGCCCTACCATCACCCTTTGTGACATAGTGACAGCACCTCATCTCTGCCCCCCCCCACATTCTTTCTTTAATGTAATTGAATTTGTTCATGCTAAAGTTGAGAGTGATAAAATCTGGACAGTGCGGTGTAACGGAAAGAGGCCAGATCAGAAGGCCTAGGTTTGACTGTACCTTAGTAAAGTAGCTGTCCCAAGTC
Proteins encoded:
- the SMIM1 gene encoding small integral membrane protein 1 is translated as MMEAQESSIQYNRWSNSQDEVSMNMTASRGVDYEGICTKLCTGKLGITMKVAGGIVLFWVIFIIGYITGYYTHKCK